From Gopherus flavomarginatus isolate rGopFla2 chromosome 16, rGopFla2.mat.asm, whole genome shotgun sequence, a single genomic window includes:
- the HOXC13 gene encoding homeobox protein Hox-C13, translated as MTTSLILHPRWADTFMYVYEENPNENNQNKTPAMEALSGNCPASHCRDIITLGRHSSTIGTHQGSVYTDIPAPEAARQCPPPPASSNATLGYGYPFGGSYYGCRLSHSHNVNLQQKPCSYHPTEKYPEPSGSIPSEELPSRAKEFAFYPSFASSYQAVPGYLDVSVVPGISGHPEPRHDALLPMEGYQHWALSNGWDGQVYCSKEQSQSTHLWKSPFPDVVPLQPEVSSYRRGRKKRVPYTKIQLKELEKEYAASKFITKEKRRRISAATNLSERQVTIWFQNRRVKEKKVVSKSKTPHLHAT; from the exons ATGACGACTTCACTGATCCTGCATCCACGCTGGGCGGATACCTTTATGTACGTGTATGAGGAAAACCCGAATGAAAATAACCAGAATAAAACCCCAGCCATGGAGGCGCTAAGTGGGAACTGCCCAGCCAGCCACTGCAGGGATATAATAACTTTGGGTCGCCATTCCAGCACCATTGGGACTCACCAGGGTTCTGTCTACACGGATATACCGGCTCCGGAAGCTGCCAGGCAGTGCCCTCCGCCACCAGCTTCTTCCAACGCCACGCTGGGCTACGGCTACCCCTTTGGAGGCAGCTATTATGGGTGCAGATTGTCTCATTCCCACAACGTGAACTTGCAACAAAAACCTTGCTCCTACCACCCGACAGAAAAGTACCCCGAACCCAGCGGTTCCATCCCCAGCGAAGAACTACCTTCAAGGGCCAAAGAGTTTGCTTTTTACCCCAGCTTTGCCAGCTCCTACCAAGCGGTCCCTGGTTACTTGGACGTGTCAGTTGTGCCAGGTATCAGCGGCCACCCCGAACCGAGGCATGACGCTTTGCTTCCCATGGAAGGATACCAGCACTGGGCTCTTTCCAATGGTTGGGATGGGCAGGTCTACTGCTCCAAAGAGCAGTCACAGTCTACCCATCTCTGGAAGTCACCTTTCCCAG ATGTGGTACCTCTCCAGCCAGAAGTGAGCAGCTACCGTAGGGGCCGGAAGAAAAGGGTCCCCTACACGAAAATCCAACTGAAAGAACTAGAAAAAGAATATGCAGCCAGCAAGTTCATTACCAAAGAGAAGCGAAGGAGAATTTCGGCTGCCACCAACCTTTCTGAACGGCAAGTCACTATCTGGTTCCAGAACCGCAGGGTGAAAGAGAAAAAGGTAGTGAGCAAATCTAAGACACCTCACCTTCATGCTACCTGA